The window TAAATTATGCAAACGCCATGTATTGGTTTACGATGTTTTCAAGTTCTTCTTTTGTTAATGTGCTATTATAAACACGCTTCAAGAGTACATTGATTGTCTTATTATAAAGAGCCGAAAACTCTTCCTCTGTCATGTTTGAAAATGCTACGCTTTTAGCTTCAATTCTTACACTACTATCCAACCTGACAACGGTATGGAAGTATCCGGCAAGAATGGTAACATCTTCCCTGAATCGTTCAAAGTTCTTTTCAGGTATTCCGTAGTTAGAGTTAACCTCACCCGGGTTCCAATTATCAAAACCTACGTTAAGTAAGGCAAACCATTTTTTAAGGAATTGATAGTTTCTCGTTTTCTTGAAATCCGAACTAACCACTTCACCGGATTTTATTTTATTGTACCACGCCTCTGTTTCCTTATCAGCAGGAATTAGTCCGGTTTGGGTTTTTGTCAGGTAAACTTGCATTGTCGCCCCTTTGCCTCACGAGAATAGTCCAAATTTAAACCTTTTCATATTCCTTGAGTGTTGCATTGTGTGTTTGTACTATGCCAACCATCTGCTCAAACAATTTATCGGAAAATTCTTTGTTTTCTTTTTCACCAGCTTTAGCAAGAATATCATACAACTTTGGAATAGACATCCCGAACTCAAGATCGCTACCGACGATATCGTATGGCTTTAGTCCTCTTACTGTAAAGTAAATTTCGTCCTGCTCATTCCATTTCCCGATAGATATATCCATTCCGTCCCTGTTACCTTCATACAATACTTCCCATTTAGTGCCTGGTATGTTCATAACCCCTCCTTTTTTGCTTTCCTCAGATTATCAGCATAATCACACAACCCATCATTGACCTCATTCATTGCTCTTTCGTGAACTTCATCCTGAATATTCTGTGGAAGTTCGTAAAATTCTTTTTCGTATTCTTCATCTGCTAATTCGTCAGCTTTTTCCCTATATAGGTCTTTCATTTTCCAGCCCTCTCTTTGCTATTTGTTTTACCAAACTCTTCAGCTTTCTAATTTGCTTTTCTCTCATTTTTTCCCAGTCTGCCGCCCTGTCTGCCACCCTGTCTGCCACCCAGTATGCCGCCCTGTATGCCACATCAAGCTCTTCCCGTGTTGCGTTGCCCTTATAGAATCTTTCAATAACTTTTATGTATTCTTTAACCTCTTTACCATCTGCCTTACATTGTTT is drawn from Syntrophales bacterium and contains these coding sequences:
- a CDS encoding DUF1367 family protein, whose protein sequence is MQVYLTKTQTGLIPADKETEAWYNKIKSGEVVSSDFKKTRNYQFLKKWFALLNVGFDNWNPGEVNSNYGIPEKNFERFREDVTILAGYFHTVVRLDSSVRIEAKSVAFSNMTEEEFSALYNKTINVLLKRVYNSTLTKEELENIVNQYMAFA